Proteins from one Nitrobacteraceae bacterium AZCC 2146 genomic window:
- a CDS encoding hypothetical protein (product_source=Hypo-rule applied; superfamily=53300), which translates to MSRDPTISKPATDTLTTQPSASADIAAFVAKARAMSPHAAGARGRLVFALDATMSRQPTWDMACALQADMFREAAAVGSLDIRLVYFRGLSECRASNWISDTAKLARLMSRIACEGGQTQIGKVLSETRREAVASGVRALVFVGDAMEESVDDLCAKAGELGLLKVPVFMFQEGHDGIAEQAYREIARLTGGAWCRFDPGAAAQLRDLLRAVAAYAAGGREALMQLSKTAPGAAKLLGQMK; encoded by the coding sequence CAGCCATCGGCATCCGCCGACATCGCGGCCTTCGTCGCCAAGGCGCGGGCGATGTCGCCGCATGCGGCGGGGGCACGGGGCCGGCTGGTATTCGCGCTGGATGCCACCATGAGCCGGCAGCCGACCTGGGACATGGCCTGCGCGCTGCAGGCCGACATGTTTCGCGAGGCGGCGGCGGTCGGCAGCCTCGACATCCGCCTGGTGTATTTCCGTGGCCTCAGCGAATGCCGCGCCAGCAACTGGATCTCCGACACCGCGAAGCTGGCGAGACTGATGTCGCGGATTGCCTGCGAGGGCGGCCAGACCCAGATCGGCAAGGTGCTGTCCGAGACCCGGCGCGAGGCGGTGGCCTCCGGCGTGCGGGCGCTGGTATTCGTGGGCGACGCCATGGAAGAGTCGGTCGACGATCTCTGCGCCAAGGCCGGCGAACTCGGACTGCTGAAAGTGCCGGTATTCATGTTCCAGGAGGGCCATGACGGTATCGCGGAGCAGGCGTACCGCGAGATCGCGCGGCTGACCGGCGGGGCATGGTGCCGGTTCGATCCCGGAGCCGCGGCGCAATTGCGGGACCTGCTGCGGGCGGTGGCGGCCTATGCCGCCGGCGGCCGGGAGGCGCTGATGCAGCTGTCGAAGACCGCGCCCGGAGCGGCAAAACTGCTTGGGCAGATGAAGTAG
- a CDS encoding hypothetical protein (product_source=Hypo-rule applied; cath_funfam=1.10.287.110; pfam=PF00226; smart=SM00271; superfamily=46565; transmembrane_helix_parts=Outside_1_3,TMhelix_4_21,Inside_22_27,TMhelix_28_50,Outside_51_59,TMhelix_60_82,Inside_83_242), producing the protein MPTLIAGAVAVVVIYTLLQMFRAANPAVLARGIKIGGGVVALAVAAFTGIKGELAVAIPLGIFGAGLLGWSPFGTAGFSNIGGLFGGRTAKSAGQTSKVRSQFLEMTLDHDSGQLTGQVVAGPYAGQLLDAFDLPQLAAMMAAFDAESVALLESYLDRRFPAWRQDAQSDGAGRQSRAAPSGKMTDEEAYQILGVKPGAGRDEISHAHRSLMKKLHPDQGGSTYLAARVNEAKDTLLRNHRS; encoded by the coding sequence ATGCCTACCCTGATCGCTGGCGCTGTCGCCGTAGTCGTTATCTATACCCTGCTGCAGATGTTTCGTGCAGCCAACCCGGCTGTGCTGGCGCGCGGCATCAAGATCGGCGGCGGCGTGGTGGCGCTGGCGGTGGCCGCCTTCACCGGCATCAAGGGTGAGCTGGCGGTGGCGATCCCGCTCGGCATCTTCGGCGCCGGGCTGCTCGGCTGGTCGCCGTTCGGCACCGCGGGTTTCAGCAACATCGGCGGCCTGTTCGGCGGCCGCACCGCGAAATCGGCGGGGCAGACCTCGAAGGTCCGTTCGCAGTTTCTCGAGATGACGCTGGATCATGATAGCGGCCAGCTCACTGGGCAGGTCGTCGCTGGGCCCTATGCCGGGCAATTGCTCGACGCGTTCGACCTGCCGCAGCTGGCGGCGATGATGGCCGCCTTCGATGCCGAGAGCGTCGCGCTACTTGAAAGTTATCTGGACCGCAGGTTTCCCGCCTGGCGTCAGGACGCGCAGAGCGACGGGGCAGGGCGGCAAAGCCGCGCGGCGCCGAGCGGAAAAATGACGGACGAGGAGGCCTATCAGATCCTTGGCGTGAAGCCGGGGGCGGGGCGTGACGAAATCAGCCACGCGCATCGATCGCTCATGAAGAAATTGCATCCCGACCAGGGGGGCTCGACGTACCTCGCGGCCCGTGTAAACGAGGCCAAGGACACTCTGCTTCGCAATCATCGCAGCTAA
- a CDS encoding D-alanyl-D-alanine carboxypeptidase (product_source=KO:K01286; cath_funfam=3.40.710.10; cog=COG1686; ko=KO:K01286; pfam=PF00768,PF05036; superfamily=110997,56601), which yields MLRTTLASSRALRVCVLGLATLTATIVLTTDPADARRHRHRSARHHEARSSYSPAFSSIMVDGNSGAVLSSNNPDASRHPASLTKIMTLYLLFEKLDSGKLKLDSEMEVSQHASEQAPTKLGLRPGQTIKVEDAIKGLVTRSANDAAVVIAEAIAGDEDDFAKLMTRKARALGMSRTVYRNASGLPDDDQVTTARDQSTLGRAIQDRFPRHYRYFSTASFTFRGHAIRNHNRLIGSVEGVDGIKTGYTRASGFNLVSSMRRGNRHLVGVVLGGRSGGSRDAIMRNLLAENLEKGATRRTVAMITERNASEANADVAEAETDSRPTQTTQVNGAVQVASAAPETIETPARPTAPVTRSVIAAATAALPVPQRKPEPAILSSGVIQSQAIPVIPGSSEPMKPVRVKTVQVKSGQFKLASASPEQPPTPVTNTISARNDAPARNDVAETSSSLYQRSEMPRQPANHGTGQGLLGVLPASSASQGGQAMAYADPSPRTSPAPQAVQQAGAIKPVANHTGWIIQVGALDSESEARLRLDAAREQARGLLGKADPFTETVVSRGEKKLFRARFAGLDREQAEAVCKALKRSEISCITIKN from the coding sequence ATGCTTCGCACAACTTTGGCTTCATCGCGCGCCCTTCGTGTGTGTGTGCTCGGGCTGGCAACTCTCACCGCGACCATCGTCCTCACCACCGATCCTGCAGACGCCCGCCGCCACCGGCATCGCTCGGCGCGCCATCACGAAGCCCGCTCCAGCTACAGCCCCGCCTTCTCGTCGATCATGGTCGATGGCAATTCCGGTGCGGTGCTGTCGTCGAACAATCCCGATGCGTCGCGCCATCCGGCGTCGCTCACCAAGATCATGACGCTGTATCTGCTGTTCGAAAAGCTCGACTCCGGCAAGCTCAAGCTCGACAGCGAGATGGAAGTCTCCCAGCACGCCTCCGAGCAGGCACCGACCAAGCTCGGCCTGCGCCCCGGCCAGACCATCAAGGTCGAGGACGCCATCAAGGGACTGGTGACGCGCTCGGCCAACGACGCCGCCGTCGTCATCGCCGAGGCCATTGCCGGCGACGAAGACGACTTCGCCAAGCTGATGACCCGCAAGGCGCGCGCCCTCGGCATGAGCCGCACCGTCTATCGCAACGCCTCGGGTCTTCCGGACGACGATCAGGTTACCACCGCGCGCGATCAATCGACGCTCGGCCGCGCGATCCAGGATCGCTTCCCGCGCCACTACCGTTATTTCTCGACTGCCTCCTTCACCTTCCGCGGCCACGCGATCCGCAACCATAATCGCCTGATCGGCAGCGTCGAAGGTGTCGACGGCATCAAGACCGGCTACACCCGCGCCTCCGGCTTCAATCTGGTCTCCTCGATGCGCCGCGGCAACCGCCATCTGGTCGGCGTCGTGCTCGGAGGCCGCAGCGGCGGCTCGCGCGACGCGATCATGCGCAACCTGCTCGCTGAAAACCTCGAAAAGGGCGCCACCCGGCGTACCGTTGCGATGATTACCGAGCGCAATGCCTCCGAAGCCAATGCCGACGTCGCCGAAGCCGAGACGGATTCGCGTCCGACCCAGACGACGCAGGTCAACGGCGCCGTCCAGGTCGCTTCTGCTGCCCCGGAAACCATCGAGACGCCGGCACGCCCAACCGCTCCCGTCACGCGTTCAGTGATCGCTGCCGCCACCGCCGCCCTGCCCGTGCCGCAGCGCAAGCCGGAGCCCGCCATTCTCAGCAGCGGGGTGATCCAGTCCCAGGCGATTCCGGTCATCCCCGGCTCGTCCGAACCGATGAAACCGGTGCGGGTCAAGACCGTCCAGGTCAAATCCGGCCAGTTCAAGCTCGCGTCCGCCAGTCCCGAGCAGCCGCCTACCCCCGTGACCAACACGATCTCGGCGCGTAACGACGCACCGGCCCGCAACGACGTCGCAGAGACTTCCAGCTCGCTGTATCAGCGCTCGGAAATGCCGCGCCAGCCTGCCAATCACGGCACCGGCCAGGGCCTGCTCGGCGTATTGCCGGCGTCCAGCGCCTCGCAGGGTGGCCAGGCGATGGCCTATGCCGATCCCTCGCCCCGCACCTCACCCGCGCCGCAGGCCGTCCAGCAGGCCGGCGCCATCAAGCCGGTGGCGAACCATACCGGCTGGATCATCCAGGTCGGCGCGCTGGATAGCGAGAGCGAAGCCCGCCTCCGCCTCGACGCCGCCCGCGAACAGGCCCGCGGCCTGCTCGGCAAGGCCGATCCGTTCACTGAAACGGTGGTGTCGAGGGGCGAGAAGAAGCTGTTCCGCGCCCGCTTCGCCGGCCTCGACCGCGAACAGGCCGAAGCGGTCTGCAAGGCCCTGAAGCGCTCCGAGATTTCCTGCATTACCATCAAGAACTGA
- a CDS encoding hypothetical protein (product_source=COG5490; cog=COG5490; pfam=PF09361; superfamily=55957) yields MIKVEEIQQYGKEQFESAVASATTLQNGAQAIAAAVGDYTKKSFEDGNAFVTKLSGVKSLDKAIEMQTEYAKSTYDAFVAESQKIGELYADLAKQAYKPFEGFVSKMTPAR; encoded by the coding sequence GTGATCAAAGTCGAAGAGATTCAGCAGTACGGCAAAGAGCAGTTCGAGAGCGCCGTTGCATCGGCCACCACGCTTCAGAACGGTGCGCAGGCCATTGCAGCCGCCGTTGGCGACTATACCAAGAAGTCGTTCGAAGACGGCAACGCGTTCGTCACCAAGCTGTCCGGCGTGAAGTCGCTCGACAAGGCGATTGAAATGCAGACCGAATACGCCAAGTCGACCTATGACGCTTTCGTCGCGGAATCGCAGAAGATCGGCGAGCTTTATGCCGATCTCGCCAAGCAGGCCTACAAGCCGTTCGAAGGCTTCGTTTCCAAGATGACGCCCGCCCGCTAA
- a CDS encoding Flp pilus assembly protein TadG (product_source=COG4961; cath_funfam=3.40.50.410; cog=COG4961; pfam=PF13400; superfamily=53300; transmembrane_helix_parts=Inside_1_20,TMhelix_21_43,Outside_44_455): MPIRTISAQARKTLARFARAERGNIAATFAIVLVPLLAFVGAAVDYSRAYNARTSMQGALDSAALMVSKDLASGIIKQSDVSAKAQSYFNALYTNKEATGVTIDATYAKDSQGASTILVNGTGSLPTQFMKVIGMPTLGFNTSSTATWGTTRLRVAMALDVTGSMDDNGKLPAMKTAAKQLIDTLKASATSTADVYISIIPFNQMVNVGTGNKGASWLDWDTDYGSCNKSTYTTKSACVAAGKNWTANNVSNWQGCVTDRDKTANYDTLKDAPTTATPGTLFLAKKYTDCSSSILPMKSAYDSNESDSSTDDTTLKGKINNFVANGNTNQAIGMHWAWMSLQATDPLNTPAKDADYKYNDVIILMSDGMNTQDRWYTTASQIDARQKLLCDNIKNPLYGTTSVYTIQVNTSGDPESTVLKGCANSGQFFPTTTVTEMAAAFSSIGSSLTKLRVAK, translated from the coding sequence ATGCCTATCCGAACGATTTCAGCTCAGGCGCGAAAAACCCTCGCACGGTTTGCCCGGGCGGAGCGCGGCAATATCGCCGCGACCTTCGCGATCGTGCTGGTGCCGCTGCTGGCGTTCGTCGGAGCCGCCGTCGACTACAGCCGAGCCTATAACGCACGCACGTCGATGCAAGGGGCGCTCGATTCGGCAGCGCTGATGGTTTCAAAGGATCTTGCTTCAGGCATCATCAAGCAATCGGATGTCTCGGCCAAGGCCCAGTCCTATTTCAATGCGCTCTACACCAACAAGGAAGCGACCGGCGTCACCATCGACGCGACCTATGCCAAGGACAGTCAGGGCGCGTCGACCATTCTCGTCAACGGGACTGGTTCGCTGCCGACCCAGTTCATGAAGGTCATTGGCATGCCGACGCTGGGTTTCAACACCAGTTCGACAGCAACCTGGGGAACAACGCGACTACGCGTGGCAATGGCGCTCGACGTCACCGGATCAATGGATGACAACGGCAAGCTTCCAGCGATGAAAACGGCTGCCAAGCAACTCATCGATACCTTGAAGGCGTCTGCAACCTCCACCGCCGACGTCTATATCTCGATCATTCCGTTCAACCAGATGGTCAACGTCGGCACCGGCAACAAAGGAGCGAGCTGGCTGGACTGGGATACGGATTATGGCAGCTGCAACAAGTCGACCTACACGACGAAGAGCGCTTGCGTTGCGGCAGGCAAAAACTGGACTGCCAACAATGTCAGTAACTGGCAGGGATGCGTGACCGATCGCGACAAGACCGCCAACTATGACACGCTCAAGGACGCGCCAACCACCGCGACCCCGGGAACACTGTTCCTCGCCAAGAAATATACCGATTGCTCGTCATCGATCCTGCCGATGAAATCAGCCTATGATTCCAACGAATCCGACAGCTCCACCGATGACACCACCCTGAAGGGCAAAATCAATAACTTCGTCGCGAACGGCAACACCAATCAGGCCATTGGCATGCATTGGGCCTGGATGTCCTTGCAGGCGACCGATCCTCTCAACACACCTGCCAAGGATGCGGACTACAAATACAACGACGTCATCATCCTGATGTCCGACGGCATGAACACACAGGATCGTTGGTATACGACCGCATCGCAGATCGATGCGCGGCAGAAGCTTCTTTGCGATAATATCAAGAATCCGCTGTACGGAACGACGTCGGTCTACACGATCCAGGTCAACACGAGCGGAGACCCGGAGTCCACGGTTCTCAAGGGGTGCGCGAACAGCGGCCAGTTTTTCCCAACGACAACGGTGACGGAGATGGCGGCGGCGTTCTCGTCGATCGGGTCGTCCCTCACCAAGCTTCGCGTCGCGAAATAA
- a CDS encoding hypothetical protein (product_source=Hypo-rule applied; pfam=PF02617) — MLRGRRSAAVPGSNRVHALAVSGLGTHIHVVGPADGAAPIRSGDPEATPRLMMASVRRLSLGTVQYPVGTSNTYAMFQPASEFTLPGMQMPISPARKNDQDGRSYAMADDEGRPGTPGGPSTSVITKVKSKTKRPNLYRVLILNDDYTPMEFVVHVLEKFFQKDVEGGDPDHAARSSSRHRRVRHLHLRDCGNQGDAGDGFCP, encoded by the coding sequence ATGTTGCGGGGCCGGCGATCGGCCGCGGTGCCGGGCTCAAACCGGGTCCACGCGCTTGCGGTGAGCGGTCTCGGAACCCATATTCACGTCGTCGGTCCAGCCGACGGGGCGGCGCCGATCAGAAGCGGCGATCCGGAAGCTACCCCTCGGCTCATGATGGCGTCCGTCCGGAGGCTGTCCTTGGGGACTGTCCAATATCCTGTGGGGACTTCGAATACATACGCCATGTTCCAGCCAGCTTCAGAATTCACGCTACCCGGGATGCAGATGCCCATTTCCCCCGCCCGTAAGAACGACCAAGACGGTCGTTCCTACGCTATGGCCGACGACGAAGGTCGCCCAGGCACGCCGGGCGGACCCAGTACGTCCGTCATCACCAAGGTCAAGTCGAAGACCAAGCGGCCGAACCTCTATCGTGTGCTGATCCTGAATGACGATTACACGCCGATGGAGTTCGTCGTTCACGTGCTGGAGAAATTTTTCCAGAAGGACGTCGAGGGCGGCGACCCAGATCATGCTGCACGTTCATCATCACGGCATCGGCGAGTGCGGCATCTTCACCTACGAGATTGCGGAAACCAAGGTGACGCAGGTGATGGATTTTGCCCGTAA
- a CDS encoding ATP-dependent Clp protease ATP-binding subunit ClpA (product_source=KO:K03694; cath_funfam=1.10.1780.10,1.10.8.60,3.40.50.300; cog=COG0542; ko=KO:K03694; pfam=PF00004,PF02861,PF07724,PF10431,PF17871; smart=SM00382,SM01086; superfamily=52540,81923; tigrfam=TIGR02639): protein MPTFSQSLEQSLHRALSIANERHHQYATLEHLLLSLVDDSDAAAVMRACSVDLDKLRTSLVNYLETEFENLVTDGADDAKPTAGFQRVIQRAVIHVQSSGREEVTGANVLIAIFAERESHAAYFLQEQDMTRYDAVNYISHGIAKRAGVSEARPVRGVDEETETKNGDDSKKKGEALDTYCVNLNKKARDGKIDPVIGRNAEISRAIQVLCRRQKNNPLFVGEAGVGKTAIAEGLAKRIVDSEVPEVLAAATVFSLDMGTLLAGTRYRGDFEERLKQVLKELEAHPNAILFIDEIHTVIGAGATSGGAMDASNLLKPALASGTIRCMGSTTYKEYRQHFEKDRALVRRFQKIDVNEPTVEDAIAILKGLKPYFEDYHKLKYTNEAIEAAVQLSSRYIHDRKLPDKAIDVIDESGAAQMLVAENKRKKTIGIKEIETTIATMARIPPKSVSKDDAEVLRHLESTLKRVVFGQDNAIEALSASIKLARAGLREPEKPIGSYLFSGPTGVGKTEVAKQLAASLGVELIRFDMSEYMERHTVSRLIGAPPGYVGFDQGGLLTDGVDQHPHCVVLLDEIEKAHPDLYNVLLQIMDHGRLTDHNGKQVNFRNVILIMTTNAGAADMARQAFGFTRTKREGDDHEAINRQFAPEFRNRLDAVVSFAHLNADVIGMVVEKFVLQLEAQLADRDVTIELSEPAKAWLVQHGYDEQMGARPMSRVIQEHIKKPLADELLFGKLKDGGHVRVVLVKDEAVAGVELELEKIGFEYPDGPVTPKPEKLPGARKRTPPRKPKSGPSGPGGSKGPASKGPLVKA from the coding sequence ATGCCAACTTTTTCTCAAAGCCTTGAACAATCACTGCATCGCGCGCTCTCGATCGCGAATGAGCGGCATCACCAATACGCGACACTGGAGCATTTGCTGCTGTCGCTGGTCGATGACTCGGATGCAGCGGCGGTAATGCGGGCCTGCAGCGTCGATCTCGACAAGCTGCGCACCAGCCTGGTCAACTATCTCGAAACCGAATTCGAAAACCTGGTGACGGACGGCGCCGACGATGCCAAGCCGACCGCCGGATTTCAGCGCGTGATCCAACGCGCCGTGATTCACGTGCAATCGTCGGGTCGCGAAGAAGTGACCGGCGCCAATGTGCTGATCGCCATCTTCGCCGAGCGCGAAAGCCACGCCGCGTATTTCCTGCAGGAGCAGGACATGACGCGCTACGACGCGGTGAATTACATCAGCCACGGCATCGCCAAGCGGGCTGGCGTCTCCGAGGCGCGGCCGGTGCGCGGCGTCGACGAGGAAACCGAAACCAAGAACGGCGACGATTCCAAGAAAAAGGGCGAGGCGCTCGACACCTATTGCGTCAACCTCAACAAGAAGGCCCGCGACGGCAAGATCGATCCGGTGATCGGGCGTAATGCCGAGATCAGCCGCGCCATCCAGGTGCTGTGCCGCCGGCAGAAGAACAATCCTTTGTTCGTCGGCGAAGCCGGCGTCGGCAAGACCGCGATCGCCGAAGGTCTGGCGAAACGCATCGTCGACAGCGAGGTGCCGGAAGTACTGGCGGCGGCGACGGTATTCTCGCTCGACATGGGCACGCTGCTCGCGGGCACGCGCTATCGTGGCGATTTCGAAGAGCGCCTGAAGCAGGTGCTCAAGGAACTCGAGGCGCATCCCAACGCGATCCTGTTCATCGACGAAATCCATACCGTGATCGGCGCCGGCGCCACCTCGGGCGGTGCGATGGATGCCTCGAATCTGCTCAAGCCTGCTCTGGCTTCGGGCACGATCCGCTGTATGGGCTCGACCACCTACAAGGAATACCGCCAGCACTTCGAAAAGGACCGCGCTTTGGTGCGCAGGTTCCAGAAGATCGACGTGAATGAGCCCACCGTCGAGGACGCCATCGCGATCCTCAAGGGGCTGAAGCCGTATTTCGAGGACTACCACAAGCTGAAATACACCAATGAGGCGATCGAGGCCGCGGTGCAGCTGTCGTCGCGCTATATCCACGACCGCAAGTTGCCGGACAAGGCGATCGACGTGATCGACGAATCCGGCGCGGCGCAGATGCTGGTGGCCGAGAACAAGCGCAAGAAGACCATCGGCATCAAGGAAATCGAGACCACGATCGCGACCATGGCGCGGATCCCGCCCAAGAGCGTGTCGAAGGACGATGCCGAGGTGCTGCGACATCTCGAATCCACCCTGAAGCGGGTGGTGTTCGGCCAGGACAACGCGATCGAGGCGCTGTCGGCATCGATCAAGCTGGCGCGTGCCGGCCTGCGCGAACCGGAGAAGCCGATCGGCTCGTATCTGTTCTCGGGGCCGACCGGCGTCGGCAAGACCGAGGTCGCAAAACAGCTCGCGGCGTCGCTCGGCGTCGAACTGATCCGCTTCGACATGTCCGAATATATGGAGCGGCACACGGTGTCGCGCCTGATCGGCGCGCCTCCGGGCTATGTCGGCTTCGATCAGGGCGGCCTCTTGACCGATGGCGTCGATCAGCATCCGCATTGCGTGGTGCTGCTCGACGAAATCGAGAAGGCGCATCCGGATCTCTACAACGTGCTGCTGCAGATCATGGATCACGGCCGGCTCACCGATCACAACGGCAAGCAGGTCAACTTCCGCAACGTGATCCTGATCATGACGACGAATGCGGGCGCCGCCGACATGGCACGCCAGGCCTTCGGCTTCACGCGCACCAAGCGGGAAGGCGACGATCACGAGGCGATCAATCGCCAGTTCGCGCCGGAATTCCGCAACCGTCTCGATGCCGTCGTCTCGTTCGCGCATTTGAATGCGGATGTGATCGGCATGGTGGTGGAGAAGTTCGTGCTGCAGCTCGAGGCCCAGCTGGCTGATCGTGACGTCACCATCGAACTGTCGGAGCCCGCCAAGGCTTGGCTGGTTCAACATGGTTACGACGAGCAGATGGGCGCACGGCCGATGTCGCGCGTGATCCAGGAGCACATCAAGAAGCCGCTGGCCGACGAATTGTTGTTCGGCAAGCTGAAAGATGGCGGCCACGTCCGCGTCGTGCTGGTGAAGGACGAGGCGGTGGCAGGGGTAGAGCTGGAGCTGGAGAAGATCGGCTTCGAATATCCCGACGGGCCGGTGACGCCAAAGCCCGAGAAGCTGCCTGGCGCGCGCAAGCGGACTCCGCCGCGCAAGCCGAAGTCGGGACCGAGCGGGCCCGGTGGATCGAAAGGCCCGGCATCGAAGGGACCGCTGGTCAAGGCGTAA